A single region of the Chryseobacterium sp. 6424 genome encodes:
- a CDS encoding DNA topoisomerase IV subunit B: MIENNSVNYSEDNIRTLDWQEHIRIRPGMYIGKLGDGSSADDGIYILLKEIIDNSIDEFVMKAGKRIEIKIDEGKATIRDYGRGIPLGKVVDAVSKMNTGGKYDSKAFKKSVGLNGVGTKAVNALSEFFRVKSVREGKVKIAEFSKGLITNDFPEAESSDRNGTEITFVPDATIFTHFRFRKEYIEKMLKNYCYLNPGLKIIFNGETYFSENGLKDLLQEEIEGEILYPVVHLKDEDIEVAITHSDKSQSETYFSFVNGQNTTQGGTHLNAFREAYVKTIREYFNKNFEAADIRKSIIAAVAVKVIEPVFESQTKTKLGSNEMEPGKETVRTFVTNFLKNKLDNFLHQNQEIAEAIHRKIIISERERKELSGIQKLARERAKKVSLHNKKLRDCRHHYNDQKAARKAETMIFITEGDSASGSITKSRDVETQAVFSLKGKPLNCYGLTKRVVYENEEFNLLQAALNIEDSLEDLRYNHVIIATDADVDGMHIRLLMITFFLQFFPDLIKNGHLYILQTPLFRVRNKKETRYCYSEQERIKALNELGKNPEITRFKGLGEISPDEFKHFIGKDIRLEPVVIGKDQTIDQILEFYMGKNTPDRQNFILENLVVEDPDIDKKEVLADAEM, encoded by the coding sequence ATGATCGAAAATAACAGTGTAAACTATTCCGAAGACAACATCCGTACCCTCGACTGGCAGGAGCATATCCGCATCAGGCCGGGCATGTACATCGGTAAACTGGGCGATGGCTCCTCTGCCGACGACGGCATCTATATTTTGCTTAAAGAAATCATTGACAACTCGATTGACGAGTTTGTGATGAAAGCCGGCAAGCGTATCGAAATAAAAATTGACGAAGGTAAAGCCACAATCCGCGATTATGGCCGTGGAATCCCACTTGGGAAAGTAGTGGATGCCGTTTCAAAAATGAACACCGGCGGAAAATATGATTCTAAAGCTTTTAAGAAATCTGTCGGTCTGAACGGAGTCGGAACCAAAGCGGTGAACGCTCTTTCAGAATTTTTCCGCGTAAAATCTGTACGTGAAGGAAAAGTAAAAATAGCGGAATTTTCAAAAGGGCTCATCACCAATGATTTCCCCGAAGCTGAAAGCAGCGACCGGAACGGAACGGAAATTACCTTCGTGCCCGATGCTACCATCTTCACACATTTCAGGTTCCGCAAAGAGTACATCGAGAAGATGCTCAAAAATTACTGCTACCTGAATCCGGGACTTAAAATCATCTTCAATGGAGAAACATACTTTTCCGAAAATGGCTTGAAAGATTTATTACAGGAGGAAATTGAAGGCGAGATTCTGTATCCGGTCGTTCATCTGAAGGACGAAGACATCGAAGTGGCTATCACACATTCCGACAAATCACAATCGGAGACCTATTTTTCCTTTGTCAACGGTCAGAATACCACGCAGGGCGGAACGCATTTGAATGCTTTCCGTGAAGCGTACGTGAAAACCATCCGCGAATATTTCAATAAAAATTTTGAAGCTGCCGACATCCGTAAGTCGATCATTGCTGCTGTGGCAGTAAAAGTTATCGAGCCGGTTTTCGAATCGCAGACCAAAACAAAATTGGGTTCAAACGAAATGGAACCGGGCAAGGAAACGGTGCGGACTTTCGTGACAAATTTCCTCAAGAATAAGCTCGACAACTTCCTGCACCAAAATCAGGAAATTGCCGAAGCCATCCACCGCAAGATTATCATTTCCGAACGCGAAAGAAAGGAACTTTCCGGCATACAGAAACTGGCGCGTGAAAGAGCCAAAAAAGTTTCGCTTCACAATAAAAAACTGCGCGATTGCCGCCACCATTACAACGACCAGAAAGCCGCGCGTAAAGCCGAAACGATGATCTTCATTACCGAAGGTGATTCGGCTTCGGGTTCTATCACAAAATCGCGGGACGTGGAAACGCAGGCCGTTTTTTCATTGAAAGGTAAACCGCTGAACTGTTACGGATTAACGAAAAGGGTGGTATATGAAAACGAAGAATTCAACTTATTGCAGGCGGCTTTAAACATTGAAGATTCACTGGAAGATCTGCGTTACAACCATGTCATCATCGCCACCGATGCCGATGTGGACGGGATGCACATTCGCTTACTGATGATCACATTCTTCCTGCAGTTTTTCCCGGATCTCATTAAAAACGGGCATCTTTACATTTTGCAGACGCCGCTCTTCAGGGTTCGGAACAAAAAAGAAACCCGTTACTGCTATTCTGAACAGGAAAGAATCAAGGCATTGAACGAACTTGGGAAAAACCCTGAAATCACCCGCTTCAAAGGTTTGGGAGAGATTTCGCCGGATGAGTTTAAGCATTTTATCGGTAAAGACATTCGATTAGAGCCGGTAGTGATTGGTAAAGACCAAACCATCGACCAGATTCTGGAATTTTATATGGGTAAGAACACCCCTGACCGCCAAAATTTCATCCTCGAAAATCTGGTAGTGGAAGATCCTGATATTGATAAGAAAGAAGTGCTGGCTGACGCCGAAATGTAA
- a CDS encoding DNA gyrase/topoisomerase IV subunit A, giving the protein MEEQENHGQETLKKVSGLYKDWFLDYASYVILDRAIPSIYDGFKPVQRRILHSMRELEDGRYNKVANLVGNTMKYHPHGDASITDAMVQIGQKELLIDTQGNWGNIYTGDSAAAARYIEARLTPFALEVVFNPKTTEWAKSYDGRNNEPIDLPVKFPLLLASGVEGIGVGLSTKIMPHNFNELISASIAHLKGKSFELYPDFLTGGLLDVSNYNDGERGGKLRARARIIQKDKNTLCITELPFGKNTGDLIDSVIKANEKGKIKIKKIEDNTSDQVEINIHLNNDVSPDKTIDALYAFTDCEIPISPNACVIVGDKPEFLSVSEILRRNTTHTVSLLKKELEIELNELQEKWHFASLEKIFIENEIYQEIKGKSSKEEVYSAVGSGLEPFTANLLRAVTTDDIVKLTELPFMRISRYDQDKAVENLLALEGKIEQVKHHLANLIAYAIDYFTGIQKKYGKGRERRTELRIFDTIDATKVAVANEKFYANFEEGFIGTSLKKDQYLFDCSDIDDIITFQKDGTMKVVKVEPKTFIGKNIVHVAVWKKNDKRTVYNMIYREGKEGPYYMKRFSVTGVTRNTDYKLASDKKGSEMLYFSANPNGEAEVVTVLLKPNARIRKNKMEIDFSEIGIKGRDSKGNLVTKYAVKRVDLKEEGHSTLAPRKIWFDETVRRLNADARGRLLGTFKGDDKILTVTASGEAKLVSFDLMNRFDDQYLILEKWNPEQPLTTIYYDGEKQIYFIKRFLLENTTNVQAFMPSDHPKSFIEQVVYANGATAELVFAKEKDKQREPETINMDEFISVKGIRAIGNQLTKHKVKSINITIPEPKEEMNPGFDVVESTEGHISFIDEDVKEEDFPDEGTIGSLFDE; this is encoded by the coding sequence ATGGAAGAACAGGAAAATCATGGACAGGAAACCCTGAAGAAAGTTTCGGGACTATATAAAGACTGGTTTTTAGATTATGCATCTTATGTAATTCTGGATCGTGCGATCCCGTCTATTTACGACGGTTTCAAACCAGTGCAGCGACGTATTTTACATTCAATGCGCGAATTGGAGGATGGCCGCTACAACAAGGTCGCTAATTTGGTAGGTAACACCATGAAGTACCATCCCCATGGTGATGCATCCATCACCGACGCGATGGTACAGATTGGCCAGAAAGAACTGCTGATCGACACACAGGGGAACTGGGGTAACATCTACACCGGCGATTCTGCTGCGGCCGCACGTTACATTGAAGCACGGCTGACGCCATTTGCGCTCGAAGTCGTGTTTAATCCCAAAACCACCGAATGGGCCAAATCCTATGACGGCAGGAATAATGAACCTATCGATCTGCCGGTGAAGTTCCCGCTGCTGCTGGCTTCAGGGGTCGAAGGAATTGGGGTGGGGCTTTCTACGAAGATCATGCCGCATAATTTCAATGAGCTCATCAGCGCGTCTATTGCGCATCTTAAAGGCAAAAGTTTTGAGCTGTATCCCGATTTTCTTACCGGTGGTTTGTTAGATGTCTCCAACTATAACGATGGGGAACGAGGCGGCAAACTTCGCGCACGTGCCAGAATCATCCAGAAGGACAAAAATACACTTTGTATCACAGAGTTGCCTTTCGGTAAAAATACCGGGGATCTTATTGACTCCGTGATTAAAGCCAACGAAAAAGGCAAAATAAAGATCAAAAAAATCGAGGATAACACATCGGATCAGGTAGAAATCAACATTCATCTGAACAATGATGTATCGCCCGACAAAACGATTGATGCCCTATACGCTTTCACCGATTGTGAAATCCCCATTTCACCCAACGCCTGCGTGATCGTAGGGGATAAACCCGAGTTTTTATCGGTTTCCGAAATCTTAAGACGAAACACCACGCACACCGTATCGTTACTGAAAAAAGAACTGGAAATCGAACTGAACGAGCTTCAGGAAAAATGGCACTTCGCCAGCCTCGAAAAGATTTTCATAGAAAACGAAATCTATCAGGAAATTAAGGGTAAATCTTCAAAAGAGGAAGTTTACAGCGCGGTTGGTAGTGGTCTAGAACCTTTTACAGCAAATCTACTACGCGCCGTCACTACAGATGATATCGTGAAGCTCACCGAATTGCCGTTTATGCGGATTTCGCGCTACGATCAGGATAAAGCGGTGGAGAACCTGCTGGCTCTTGAGGGTAAGATAGAACAGGTGAAACATCATTTAGCCAACCTGATTGCCTATGCGATAGATTACTTCACCGGTATCCAGAAGAAATATGGCAAAGGCCGCGAACGGCGTACCGAGCTCCGCATCTTCGATACCATTGATGCTACCAAAGTAGCGGTGGCCAATGAAAAATTCTATGCCAATTTCGAGGAAGGCTTCATCGGGACTTCATTAAAAAAAGACCAGTACCTGTTTGACTGCTCGGATATTGATGACATCATCACCTTCCAGAAAGACGGTACCATGAAAGTGGTGAAAGTAGAGCCGAAAACATTTATCGGTAAAAATATTGTGCACGTGGCCGTATGGAAGAAGAACGACAAACGCACGGTGTACAATATGATCTACCGCGAAGGCAAAGAAGGTCCGTATTATATGAAACGTTTCTCGGTTACAGGCGTTACCAGAAATACCGACTACAAACTGGCTTCAGATAAAAAAGGGTCGGAAATGCTATATTTCTCCGCCAACCCCAATGGCGAGGCCGAAGTCGTGACTGTCCTTTTAAAGCCCAACGCCAGAATCCGAAAGAATAAGATGGAAATCGACTTCTCAGAAATCGGTATCAAAGGCCGCGATTCCAAAGGGAATTTGGTAACCAAATATGCGGTGAAGAGGGTGGACCTGAAGGAAGAAGGCCATTCTACACTTGCCCCGCGCAAAATCTGGTTTGATGAGACCGTTCGGCGCTTGAACGCGGATGCACGTGGCCGACTGCTGGGCACTTTTAAAGGAGATGATAAAATACTTACCGTAACAGCCAGTGGGGAAGCTAAACTCGTAAGTTTTGATCTGATGAACCGTTTTGATGATCAATATCTGATCCTTGAAAAGTGGAATCCCGAACAGCCATTGACCACCATTTATTATGATGGCGAAAAGCAGATTTACTTTATCAAACGTTTCCTGCTTGAAAACACGACCAACGTACAGGCATTCATGCCATCAGATCATCCAAAATCATTTATTGAACAGGTTGTTTATGCCAACGGCGCCACCGCCGAACTGGTATTTGCCAAAGAAAAAGACAAGCAGCGCGAGCCGGAAACTATTAATATGGATGAATTTATATCCGTTAAAGGCATTAGAGCGATTGGCAACCAACTTACCAAGCACAAAGTGAAATCCATTAACATAACGATCCCTGAACCTAAGGAAGAAATGAATCCCGGTTTTGATGTAGTGGAAAGTACTGAAGGACACATCAGTTTTATTGATGAAGATGTGAAAGAAGAGGATTTCCCAGATGAAGGAACGATTGGCAGTCTCTTCGATGAATGA
- a CDS encoding PDZ domain-containing protein, whose translation MNNELPQFKVTLGIMPNYADTKDGMLIDGVSENRPAALAGIRAGDVLTRIGSCEVTEIYSYMNCLSKVNPGDELPITVLRDGEELTVNVKF comes from the coding sequence ATGAACAACGAATTACCACAGTTTAAAGTAACACTCGGCATTATGCCAAATTATGCAGATACCAAAGATGGGATGCTCATCGACGGCGTATCCGAAAACCGCCCGGCAGCGCTTGCCGGCATCAGGGCTGGTGATGTGCTGACGCGCATTGGCAGCTGCGAAGTGACTGAGATCTATTCGTACATGAACTGCCTGTCAAAGGTGAATCCGGGTGATGAACTGCCGATTACAGTCCTGCGGGATGGGGAAGAACTCACTGTTAACGTAAAATTCTGA
- a CDS encoding BamA/TamA family outer membrane protein, producing the protein MSRKHLSKYFQKYYIFSSSAMAVFALYACSTTRKVPEGEYLLTKNNFRYEDGKLFDSEVGSYVSQKPNKKQLFVLPIGLWMYNATNPKYDSILNEYMTYPSEMRDQKLRDSLFIKYNHPEYVGKSLFYERFMHNIGQPPVILDQGKTETSANSIRKFYVYRGYWDADVKYTHDLDSAAKKAQANYLITHRDPTVISDYYYNIPDKNIRQIYEEDLSKSLIKSRQTLDQSTLEQEVKRIGDLMKERGYYKFNNNNEQIYFTADTLQSRKQVPLTMDIHRDSADTPYRLTTIGDIKVHYLEKLSDSVDTVKDSLLGINFYKLDDQYKTMSLWRPIILRKGEVYQQRNLDLTKRNIASMNNFSVLRYDEILRKGNDSILDVSYYLAPLPKYDLRIATDLNYSQILNFGVSPSVDLTSRNIFGGAENLTTSISGIFGSVVDTKNTDKRAIAYEISAQGNLSFPRLMLPFKSWKLIPKRYSPTSSVILGTSVQNNIGLGRIGFNTSLNYFANVNDIISHRLSLFNIQLSLTRNKDRYYDFFPADAVVRNIVFQHYSPGLFNDFENGAISSDEFSSIILNDSNYQNSLTGEPLSQYNTFRQSLLNKDRQTQDVLISSLIYNLIYNEIGKKDRPNPFYLNAKVELAGNVFSAFKNRTNDDALVSEASNTIFDIPYSQFVKFDVDVRKYFTFFNDRHTLALRQFIGIGIPYGNSSTMPFVRSYFNGGSNDIRAWRVFGGLGPADSQLDEKIRSYAMDNVKLTTNIEYRMPLTEMFEGAAFVDAGNIWSLKDSGFGDEFKFRKFISQMGVGTGVGLRINVAYITLRLDAAYKVYDPNRPLGERFVLGETWKPVLNFAFGYPF; encoded by the coding sequence ATGAGCCGTAAGCATTTATCAAAATATTTTCAAAAGTATTATATATTTTCCTCATCTGCAATGGCTGTTTTTGCGCTTTACGCGTGCAGTACGACCAGAAAGGTGCCAGAGGGGGAATATTTGCTTACCAAAAATAACTTCAGGTATGAAGATGGTAAACTTTTCGACAGCGAAGTGGGCAGCTATGTAAGCCAGAAGCCCAATAAGAAGCAACTTTTCGTGCTTCCGATAGGACTTTGGATGTATAATGCCACGAACCCAAAATACGACTCGATACTTAATGAATACATGACTTATCCTTCAGAGATGAGGGACCAGAAGTTACGCGATTCGCTTTTCATTAAATATAACCATCCGGAGTATGTGGGCAAAAGTCTTTTTTATGAAAGATTTATGCACAACATCGGTCAACCACCGGTAATCCTGGATCAGGGAAAGACGGAGACCAGCGCCAATTCGATACGCAAATTCTACGTATATCGTGGTTACTGGGATGCTGATGTGAAATACACGCATGATTTGGATTCTGCTGCGAAAAAAGCCCAGGCCAATTATCTCATCACCCACCGCGACCCTACGGTTATCAGCGATTATTATTACAATATCCCGGATAAGAACATCAGGCAGATTTATGAAGAGGACCTATCAAAAAGTTTGATAAAAAGTCGGCAAACACTAGACCAAAGCACTCTGGAGCAAGAAGTGAAGCGCATCGGTGATCTGATGAAAGAGCGTGGGTATTATAAATTCAACAACAACAATGAGCAGATTTACTTCACCGCAGACACGTTACAAAGCCGGAAGCAGGTACCGCTGACAATGGATATCCACCGCGATTCAGCAGATACGCCCTATCGCCTTACCACTATTGGCGATATAAAAGTGCATTATCTCGAGAAACTCTCGGATTCGGTAGATACGGTAAAGGATTCTCTGCTCGGCATCAATTTCTATAAACTTGATGACCAGTATAAAACCATGTCGCTGTGGCGACCAATTATTTTAAGAAAAGGCGAAGTGTACCAACAGCGCAATCTGGACCTTACCAAAAGGAACATCGCCTCGATGAACAACTTCAGCGTGTTGCGGTACGATGAGATCTTGCGCAAAGGCAACGACAGCATTCTGGATGTAAGTTATTACCTGGCCCCACTGCCGAAATACGACCTGCGGATCGCCACAGACCTGAACTACTCTCAGATACTGAACTTTGGGGTATCACCATCGGTGGATTTGACGAGCAGAAACATTTTTGGCGGCGCTGAAAACCTTACCACCAGTATTTCAGGTATTTTCGGATCGGTGGTGGATACTAAAAACACGGATAAAAGAGCGATCGCATACGAAATTTCCGCCCAGGGAAACCTTAGTTTCCCGCGGTTGATGTTACCATTCAAGTCGTGGAAGCTGATTCCGAAAAGATACTCTCCTACCAGTTCTGTCATCCTCGGGACTTCAGTGCAGAACAACATCGGTTTAGGGAGAATCGGCTTCAATACCAGCCTTAATTATTTCGCGAATGTGAACGACATCATTTCTCACCGGCTGTCACTTTTTAATATCCAGCTCAGTTTAACGCGGAATAAGGACCGTTACTATGATTTCTTCCCGGCTGATGCAGTGGTACGCAACATCGTTTTCCAGCATTATTCGCCGGGTCTTTTCAATGATTTTGAAAACGGAGCCATCAGTTCTGATGAGTTTTCTTCAATCATTCTCAACGACAGTAATTACCAGAACTCACTTACTGGCGAACCGCTCTCGCAATACAACACGTTCCGGCAATCGCTCCTGAACAAAGACCGGCAAACACAGGACGTGCTGATTTCTTCTCTTATTTATAATTTAATTTATAATGAAATCGGTAAGAAAGACCGCCCGAACCCTTTTTACCTGAATGCCAAAGTTGAACTGGCCGGCAACGTTTTCAGCGCGTTCAAAAACAGGACAAATGATGATGCGCTGGTATCTGAAGCTTCAAATACGATATTTGACATTCCTTATTCACAGTTTGTAAAATTCGATGTGGATGTGCGGAAGTATTTTACTTTCTTTAATGATAGGCATACGTTGGCCTTACGACAGTTTATCGGCATTGGTATCCCATACGGAAATTCTTCCACGATGCCTTTTGTGAGGTCTTATTTTAATGGTGGCTCAAATGACATCCGTGCGTGGCGGGTGTTCGGTGGTTTGGGTCCGGCGGATTCGCAGCTTGATGAAAAAATTAGGTCTTACGCAATGGATAATGTGAAACTGACCACAAATATTGAATACCGCATGCCGCTTACCGAAATGTTCGAGGGTGCCGCATTTGTTGATGCAGGTAATATCTGGAGTCTGAAAGACAGTGGCTTCGGGGATGAGTTTAAGTTCCGTAAATTTATTTCGCAAATGGGTGTGGGCACCGGTGTCGGACTTCGTATCAATGTCGCGTATATCACACTTCGGTTGGATGCCGCTTATAAAGTCTATGACCCGAACCGACCTTTGGGTGAGCGTTTTGTACTCGGTGAGACCTGGAAGCCTGTGCTGAATTTCGCCTTTGGATATCCATTTTAA
- a CDS encoding RNA methyltransferase, with protein sequence MLTAHKIKILQSLDRKKFRQKYNLFLVEGNKTIKEIPHSPYQIMELYSVNPQEINHIFKDTTQVSATELKKISFLQHPKDSVAVCKLPEEAAPTEVPIEIILDGIQDPGNLGTIIRLADWFGIEQIRCSIDTADVYNPKVIQASMGSFLRVKVVYEDIADYLGNTNNPVLGTDMEGENIYTYNFPERFSLVLGNEGNGIRPEIESLLTQKITIPRFGRSQATESLNVSMATGIVLGEIFSAKA encoded by the coding sequence ATGCTTACGGCTCATAAAATAAAAATATTACAGTCTCTTGACAGGAAGAAGTTCAGACAAAAATACAATTTGTTTTTGGTTGAAGGGAATAAAACCATTAAAGAAATCCCACACTCTCCTTACCAAATTATGGAACTTTATTCCGTAAATCCACAGGAAATAAATCATATTTTTAAAGATACTACCCAGGTTTCTGCCACTGAACTTAAGAAAATCAGTTTCCTGCAACACCCGAAAGATTCGGTGGCTGTATGTAAACTTCCGGAGGAGGCAGCGCCAACTGAAGTACCGATAGAAATAATTTTAGATGGCATACAGGATCCCGGAAATCTGGGGACCATCATCCGTTTGGCCGACTGGTTCGGCATCGAACAGATCAGGTGCAGCATTGATACTGCAGATGTGTACAACCCGAAAGTCATTCAGGCAAGCATGGGCTCATTTTTACGGGTAAAAGTAGTGTATGAAGATATAGCCGATTATTTAGGTAATACCAACAACCCCGTTCTCGGCACCGATATGGAAGGAGAAAATATTTATACCTATAATTTCCCGGAACGTTTCAGCTTGGTCTTAGGCAACGAAGGCAATGGCATACGGCCGGAAATTGAATCGCTTTTGACACAGAAGATTACGATCCCACGTTTTGGACGTTCGCAGGCCACCGAAAGTCTGAATGTGAGCATGGCTACCGGAATCGTATTGGGTGAAATATTTTCCGCAAAGGCATAA
- a CDS encoding phosphoribosyl-ATP pyrophosphatase, protein MEAKYNNLEELRRKKALLKKEVSDMEDLLTFDNTKQSLSAFTNGFTDKFLTEEPKPGGGTRLAFDSSGIVKEFANNFRESVLTRKNVHSITSSPEAVSIAENALKLGAVNLVGKYARENLNNTSWKKKAIGLALIYVAPVVLKMVRERLENYQRNKTTSSMQHLI, encoded by the coding sequence ATGGAAGCAAAATATAACAATCTTGAAGAATTGCGCCGTAAAAAGGCACTTTTAAAAAAGGAAGTTTCCGATATGGAAGACTTGCTGACTTTTGATAACACCAAACAAAGCCTAAGTGCTTTCACCAATGGTTTTACAGATAAATTCCTTACCGAAGAACCGAAACCTGGCGGCGGAACGCGCCTCGCCTTCGATTCAAGTGGTATTGTGAAAGAATTCGCAAATAATTTCCGCGAATCTGTATTGACCAGAAAGAATGTGCACAGCATCACCAGCAGCCCGGAAGCAGTAAGCATCGCAGAAAATGCACTTAAACTTGGTGCTGTGAATTTGGTAGGGAAATATGCCAGAGAGAACCTTAACAATACCAGTTGGAAGAAAAAAGCCATTGGCCTCGCGCTGATTTATGTGGCACCCGTTGTATTGAAAATGGTTCGCGAACGGCTGGAAAATTACCAAAGGAACAAAACCACCTCGAGTATGCAGCATCTGATATAA
- a CDS encoding phage holin family protein has product MLNLVKDYAGKRLDLLKMEATEKSSVVAGTTTYLVLIAVAALFFIILLNIGLGFLIGTWVDNYGLGFLILAGFYLLLMLVIFLARKAIKDKVANKIIKSISG; this is encoded by the coding sequence ATGCTGAACCTTGTAAAAGATTATGCCGGGAAAAGGCTGGACCTGCTGAAAATGGAGGCTACAGAAAAATCTTCTGTCGTGGCAGGTACCACTACCTACCTTGTGCTTATAGCAGTGGCCGCCCTCTTCTTCATCATTCTACTGAACATCGGCCTGGGATTTCTTATTGGCACTTGGGTAGATAATTATGGCCTTGGATTCCTGATCCTTGCGGGCTTCTATCTACTGTTGATGCTGGTTATATTCCTTGCACGCAAAGCCATTAAAGATAAAGTGGCCAATAAAATCATCAAATCTATTAGCGGTTAA
- a CDS encoding YtxH domain-containing protein, whose product MSKKGNNSAGVLAGLLAGAAAGLVLGMLYAPEEGAETRRKVKAKANDLKDQALDQYGKMSEKAKEQFQDVSVKVKDQYGNISTQVRETADKVVSSVKEGYDKYKDQAIATTTEVVKDVENELDGMKS is encoded by the coding sequence ATGTCTAAAAAAGGAAATAACTCAGCAGGAGTTTTAGCAGGTTTACTTGCAGGTGCCGCAGCAGGATTGGTATTAGGAATGCTATATGCACCGGAGGAAGGCGCTGAAACCAGAAGGAAAGTAAAAGCTAAAGCCAACGATCTGAAAGACCAGGCGCTGGACCAATATGGGAAAATGAGCGAAAAGGCTAAAGAGCAGTTTCAGGATGTTTCCGTGAAGGTAAAAGACCAATATGGCAATATTTCCACACAGGTGCGCGAAACCGCTGACAAAGTGGTGAGCTCTGTAAAAGAAGGATACGATAAATATAAAGACCAAGCCATCGCTACGACTACAGAAGTTGTAAAGGATGTTGAAAACGAGTTGGACGGAATGAAATCTTAA
- the cmk gene encoding (d)CMP kinase, with protein MRKPVIAVDGYSSTGKSSISKIIAQKLGLVHMDTGALYRGITYFALTSCRLPDGNINLPALFEQLPQLKLGFRKINEELILFLDGKDITNEIRTKEVSENVSLIASQPQVRDFLLQTQRAIANDGGVILDGRDIGTVVLPDADYKFFLTASIEERTKRRFLELKNLGIEMPEEEVRENLISRDKTDSEREVAPLKQAEDAILIDNSQLTKKETIELLLSYIKEI; from the coding sequence ATGAGAAAACCTGTAATCGCCGTAGACGGTTATTCATCCACCGGAAAAAGCTCCATTTCAAAGATCATTGCACAAAAACTAGGTCTCGTCCATATGGATACTGGTGCGCTTTACAGAGGGATTACCTATTTTGCACTTACCTCTTGCCGTTTGCCCGATGGCAACATCAACTTACCGGCTTTATTCGAACAGCTACCGCAACTTAAACTTGGTTTCAGGAAGATCAATGAGGAGCTGATTTTATTTCTGGATGGTAAAGACATCACGAATGAAATCCGAACCAAAGAAGTATCTGAAAATGTAAGTTTAATTGCCAGTCAGCCCCAAGTACGCGATTTTTTGCTGCAAACACAGCGTGCAATCGCCAATGATGGCGGCGTTATCCTTGATGGGCGCGATATTGGCACCGTAGTATTGCCAGACGCCGATTACAAATTTTTCCTTACCGCAAGCATTGAAGAACGTACCAAAAGAAGATTCCTAGAATTAAAAAACCTGGGAATTGAAATGCCGGAAGAGGAAGTCCGCGAAAACCTGATTTCCCGTGACAAAACCGACAGCGAACGTGAAGTTGCACCGCTGAAACAAGCCGAAGACGCCATTTTAATCGATAACTCTCAACTTACGAAAAAGGAAACCATCGAGCTGCTGTTATCGTATATCAAAGAGATTTAA